Proteins from one Cryptomeria japonica chromosome 4, Sugi_1.0, whole genome shotgun sequence genomic window:
- the LOC131875148 gene encoding uncharacterized protein LOC131875148 yields MQLGGVGSGNGRIQNSDSLKGRNSGSNGGSSQIEGVGPMGEKDKPSDILKVVDILQTGGTLPEKKVDSGFLGEGSSGGSSPREETLENRKEPRKWPKGELKQTKPPVKSKKVPEKKTESSKDTAGVVIVDTYASKETQKKEDQPKEGEIPGSQEEKFGSSPLMISSEMQEAQKCAILGINLSDSDQNSKIVNSASHDSRFPNWGNEDEISRILNVDTNLAATRNGSKRRRSGTFCSRANQIARPQPSISESKEDGSDSVFSLDEGSDSDPTRKSEESMDDSEVEVGKKRKYLKTGPSSSKGKKSKGKILQISSSEEEVSEDSEKNLSHRIQILETINTGEAKTMVDYMEDLTNIVSKAENIRDSFNPRFEQIEKDLLQRKANANAMDQTI; encoded by the exons ATGCAGCTAGGAGGAGTAGGAAGCGgtaatgggagaattcaaaattcagatTCTCTGAAAGGCAgaaactctggttccaatggtgggagcagcCAGATCGAAGGTGTTGGTCCCATGGGAGAGAAGGACAAACCTTCGGACATTCTAAAGGTTGTTGACATTCTGCAAactggtggtactctgccagagaagaaagTGGATTCTGGGTTTTTGGGGGAGGGGTCCAGCGGGGGGTCCAGCCCAcgtgaagagaccttggagaaCAGAAAAGaacctagaaaatg GCCGAAAGGAGAGCTCAAGCAGACTAAACCCCCGGTTAAAAGTAAAAAAGTCCCagaaaaaaag ACTGAATCTTCAAAAGACACGGCTGGAGTGGTAATTGTTGATACTTATGCTAGTAAGGAAACACAAAAGAAAGAGGATCAACctaaggaaggggagatccctggctcccaagaagaaaagtttGGTTCTTCCCCACTCATGATAagctctgaaatgcaagaagcccaaaaatgtgcaatactgggtatAAACCTTTCAGATTCAGATCAGAACTCAAAAATAGTAAACAGTGCTTCACATGATTCCAGATTCCCTAACTGgggcaatgaagatgaaatatccagAATCCTCA ACGTCGATACGAACCTAGCAGCTACAAGGAATGGAAGCAAAAGGAGGCGGTCTGGAACATTCTGTAGCAGG gctaaccaaatagcccGCCCACAGCCCTCTATATCAGAGTCTAAGGAGGATGGGTCGGACTCtgtcttttctttggatgagggttctgATAGTGATCCAACAAGAAAGTctgaggagagtatggatgactCAGAAGTTGaagtaggtaagaagaggaaatatttgaAAACCGGACCTTCCTCCTCAAAGGGAAAGAAATCCAAAGGCAAAATTCTCCAGATTAGCTcctcggaggaggaggtctctgaagattcAGAGAAG aATCTCAGCCAcagaatccagattctggaaactatcaacactggggaagCGAAGACTATGGTAGATTACATGGAGGATTTGACAAACATTGTTTCTAAAGccgaaaatataagagactccttcaaccccagattcgaGCAAATCGAGAAAGACCTGCTACAGAGGAAAGcaaatgctaatgctatggatcaaactatttgA